The proteins below are encoded in one region of Kazachstania africana CBS 2517 chromosome 6, complete genome:
- the KAFR0F03060 gene encoding uncharacterized protein (similar to Saccharomyces cerevisiae ACO1 (YLR304C); ancestral locus Anc_4.51) produces MNLYHSSKISRLTTVCAHRKIASFANIIRDSKVLQNNLEENSFINYKENLKNLHIVKRRLGRPLTYAEKILYGHLNDPENQEIVRGVSYLKLLPDRVACQDATAQMAILQFMSAGLPQVAKPVTVHCDHLIQAQIEGGKDLKRAIKLNKEVFDFLKSSTAKYNMGFWKPGAGIIHQIVLENYAYPGALMIGTDSHTPNAGGLGQLAIGVGGADAVDVMTGLPWEVKAPKILGVKLTGKMNGWTSAKDIILKLAGITTVKGGTGKIVEYFGEGIDTFSATGMGTVCNMGAEIGATTSVFPFNKSMVEYLKATRRSKVADFAKLYQHDLLCADPRCEYDEVVEINLSKLEPYVNGPFTPDLATPISKLKDIATKNNWPLDIRVGLIGSCTNSSYEDLTRSASIVKDAAEHGLKSKITFTVTPGSEQVRATIKRDGLLKTFKKFGGIILANACGPCIGQWDRQDIKKGEKNTIVTSYNRNFTSRNDGNPQTHAFVASPEIVTAFAIAGDLRFNPITDRLKDKNGDEFLLKAPFGTGLPSKGYDPGKNTYTPPPKVRSVVSVKINPTSDRLQLLKPFPPWDGKDAKNMPILIKAVGKTTTDHISMAGPWLKYRGHLENISNNYMIGATNIENGKANCVRNVLTGKYKGVPETARDYKAEGIKWVVIGDENFGEGSSREHAALEPRYLGGFAIITKSFARIHETNLKKQGLLPLTFKNPKDYDRIDPFDRIDIVQLQELAPNKEVKMIVHPSSGNDSWTCPLLHTMNKEQIEWFQCGSSLNKIKRDKEKGLSDAK; encoded by the coding sequence atgaatttatatCATAGTAGTAAAATATCAAGGCTTACAACCGTTTGTGCCCATCGCAAAATAGCTTCTTTTGCCAACATCATAAGAGATTCTAaagttcttcaaaataatctAGAAGAAAACTCTTTCATTAACTATaaggaaaatttgaagaatttacATATAGTGAAACGAAGATTAGGTCGTCCTTTGACTTATGCTGAGAAAATTCTCTATGGCCATTTGAACGATCCAGAAAACCAGGAGATTGTAAGAGGCGTCTCTTATTTAAAATTGCTACCAGATAGAGTAGCTTGTCAAGATGCAACTGCTCAGATGGCAATCTTACAATTCATGTCCGCTGGCTTGCCTCAAGTTGCAAAACCAGTTACAGTTCATTGTGACCATTTGATTCAGGCACAAATTGAAGGTGGGAAGGATCTAAAAAGAGCAATAAAGTTAAATAAGGAGGTTTTCGACTTTTTAAAATCGTCAACAGCTAAATATAATATGGGCTTTTGGAAACCTGGTGCAGGTATCATTCATCAAATCGTATTAGAAAATTATGCATATCCTGGGGCATTGATGATTGGAACAGATTCACATACCCCAAATGCTGGAGGTTTGGGACAACTTGCTATAGGTGTTGGTGGTGCAGATGCTGTAGACGTTATGACTGGTCTTCCGTGGGAGGTGAAAGCCCCCAAAATTTTAGGTGTAAAGCTCACGGGTAAGATGAATGGTTGGACGTCTGCAAAGgatataattttgaaattagcaGGAATTACGACAGTAAAAGGAGGTACtggaaaaattgttgaatattttgGGGAAGGTATAGACACCTTTTCAGCAACTGGAATGGGGACCGTATGTAACATGGGTGCCGAAATTGGTGCTACTACGTCTGTTTTCCCATTTAATAAATCGATGGtggaatatttgaaagCAACTCGCAGAAGCAAAGTGGCAGACTTTGCGAAATTATATCAGCACGATCTTCTTTGTGCTGATCCTAGATGTGAGTATGATGAAGTAGTAGAAATAAACTTAAGCAAGTTAGAACCGTATGTAAATGGTCCATTCACGCCTGATTTGGCAACGCCGATCTCgaaattaaaagatattGCTACTAAGAATAATTGGCCCTTGGACATACGCGTAGGGTTAATTGGTTCTTGTACAAACTCGTCCTATGAAGATTTAACTAGATCCGCATCAATTGTGAAAGATGCAGCAGAACATGGTTTAAAATCCAAGATAACGTTTACGGTAACACCAGGTTCGGAACAAGTTAGAGCTACGATCAAAAGAGATGGCCTGTTAAAAacatttaaaaaatttggtgGAATAATATTGGCAAATGCATGCGGTCCATGTATTGGGCAGTGGGATAGACAAGATATCAAAAAGGGTGAAAAGAATACAATTGTTACTTCTTATAATCGAAATTTCACCTCGAGAAATGATGGTAACCCACAAACGCATGCATTTGTTGCCTCCCCTGAAATTGTGACAGCTTTTGCAATTGCTGGTGATTTACGATTTAACCCGATTACTGACagattgaaagataaaaatgGTGATGAATTTCTGTTGAAGGCACCTTTTGGTACTGGTTTACCTTCCAAGGGCTACGATCCCGGTAAAAATACATATACACCACCACCAAAGGTACGTTCAGTCGTATCGGTCAAGATAAATCCAACCTCTGACCGCTTACAACTTTTGAAACCATTTCCACCATGGGATGGTAAAGATGCTAAAAATATGCCAATTTTGATTAAGGCTGTTGGTAAAACTACTACAGATCATATTTCGATGGCTGGTCCATGGTTAAAATATAGAGGCcatttagaaaatatttctaatAATTACATGATTGGTGCTACAAACATAGAAAATGGTAAAGCCAATTGTGTGAGGAATGTCCTAACTGGTAAGTACAAAGGCGTCCCTGAAACTGCACGAGATTATAAGGCAGAAGGTATAAAGTGGGTTGTAATTGgagatgaaaattttggtgaGGGCTCTTCTCGTGAGCACGCAGCTTTGGAACCAAGGTATTTGGGGGGATTCGCAATTATAACCAAGTCATTTGCCAGAATTCATGAGACtaatttgaagaagcagGGTCTACTGCCATTGACATTCAAGAATCCAAAAGATTATGACCGTATCGATCCGTTTGATAGAATAGATATTGTGCAGCTCCAAGAGCTGGCCCCAAACAAGGAAGTCAAAATGATTGTACATCCATCCTCTGGAAACGACAGTTGGACGTGTCCATTGTTACATACCATGAACAAGgaacaaattgaatggTTTCAATGTGgttcttctttgaataaaattaagagagataaagaaaagggTTTAAGTGACGCCAAATGA